Proteins from a single region of Aureibacter tunicatorum:
- a CDS encoding DUF4251 domain-containing protein, translating to MKYLLIIALIFSFGFNGYAQNEDKKLSKQERKELRKKEQQENLQKSSDIAESKHFILEAHTLVGRRGQSAPIQPNLNFFATDGENVTIQLAFPAAPWPGYNGLGGLTVDGRVSQYKITKGKKTVSIRIDAMSSIGSYQIFINANYGSTSTMRITGNRGERFEFRGTLLPLEENNVYKGTPLF from the coding sequence ATGAAATATCTATTGATCATCGCGCTGATTTTTTCCTTTGGATTCAATGGATACGCGCAAAACGAAGATAAAAAACTCAGCAAACAAGAAAGAAAAGAGTTGCGTAAAAAAGAACAACAAGAGAATCTTCAAAAATCTAGTGATATTGCAGAATCCAAGCACTTTATATTAGAAGCTCATACTCTTGTAGGCAGACGTGGACAATCAGCTCCTATTCAACCAAATTTGAATTTCTTCGCTACAGATGGTGAAAATGTAACTATCCAACTTGCTTTTCCAGCAGCTCCATGGCCTGGATACAATGGATTAGGCGGACTGACTGTTGATGGCAGAGTATCTCAATATAAAATAACCAAAGGCAAAAAAACAGTTTCCATCCGAATTGACGCCATGTCCAGTATTGGAAGCTATCAAATTTTCATCAATGCCAATTACGGAAGCACTTCAACCATGAGAATAACTGGCAACAGAGGAGAACGATTTGAATTCAGAGGTACCTTACTGCCTTTGGAAGAGAACAATGTATACAAAGGAACTCCATTATTCTAA
- a CDS encoding regulatory protein RecX has product MEDKAFKEAIFSMAKYCSYQDRCVKEVESKLNDSGLASNVIEACIAYLTENKYLDENRYASSIVRGKFNQNGWGKIKISQFLKLKGIPNDLIKEALNEISPEAYWDKMIKLAQRKASSLKKGDTRTNNAKTFRHMASKGYESSLIWDAINEVNSDTDDY; this is encoded by the coding sequence ATGGAAGACAAAGCATTCAAAGAAGCCATTTTCAGTATGGCTAAATATTGTTCATATCAAGATAGATGTGTTAAAGAAGTTGAAAGCAAGCTCAATGATTCTGGGCTTGCTTCTAACGTTATTGAAGCTTGCATTGCATATTTAACTGAAAATAAATACTTGGATGAAAACAGATATGCAAGCAGTATCGTCCGAGGCAAATTCAATCAAAACGGGTGGGGAAAAATAAAAATCAGCCAGTTTTTAAAGCTCAAAGGCATTCCTAATGATCTTATAAAAGAAGCGTTAAATGAGATTTCTCCTGAAGCCTATTGGGATAAAATGATAAAACTTGCCCAACGAAAAGCTAGCTCATTAAAAAAAGGTGACACAAGAACTAACAATGCCAAAACTTTTCGTCACATGGCAAGCAAAGGCTATGAATCCAGCTTAATCTGGGATGCAATCAATGAAGTAAATTCGGACACAGACGACTATTAA